Proteins from a single region of Pyrus communis chromosome 6, drPyrComm1.1, whole genome shotgun sequence:
- the LOC137736544 gene encoding ubiquitin-related modifier 1 homolog 2-like isoform X2, whose protein sequence is MNMTLEYNGGSELLYNSVKIQNVNVEMQNGAEKLTMKDLLSWIRTHMIKERPEMFMKGDTVRPGVLALVNDCDWELSGQLDTTLEEKDVVVFISTLHGG, encoded by the exons atgaatatgacgctagaatataa TGGAGGATCAGAGCTTCTATACAACTCTGTAAAGATTCAAAATGTCAACGTTGAAATGCAAAACGGAGCAGAAAAG CTAACCATGAAGGATTTGCTCTCCTGGATCCGTACCCATATGATCAAGGAGAGGCCTGAAATGTTTATGAAAGGCGATACTGT AAGACCCGGTGTTCTAGCCCTTGTGAACGATTGCGACTGGGAGCTGAGCGGGCAACTTGATACAACGCTAGAGGAGAAGGATGTGGTTGTTTTCATTTCAACCTTGCACGGTGGATAG
- the LOC137736544 gene encoding ubiquitin-related modifier 1 homolog 1-like isoform X1 codes for MNMTLEYNGGSELLYNSVKIQNVNVEMQNGADSSQLTMKDLLSWIRTHMIKERPEMFMKGDTVRPGVLALVNDCDWELSGQLDTTLEEKDVVVFISTLHGG; via the exons atgaatatgacgctagaatataa TGGAGGATCAGAGCTTCTATACAACTCTGTAAAGATTCAAAATGTCAACGTTGAAATGCAAAACGGAGCAGA TTCTTCTCAGCTAACCATGAAGGATTTGCTCTCCTGGATCCGTACCCATATGATCAAGGAGAGGCCTGAAATGTTTATGAAAGGCGATACTGT AAGACCCGGTGTTCTAGCCCTTGTGAACGATTGCGACTGGGAGCTGAGCGGGCAACTTGATACAACGCTAGAGGAGAAGGATGTGGTTGTTTTCATTTCAACCTTGCACGGTGGATAG